The Geothrix sp. genome has a window encoding:
- a CDS encoding phosphoribosyltransferase family protein has translation MLPVGFLTRLVQARRSLLLCRGCLGPVGEGSEAGLCARCWDGLVPLPEGRCPRCALVHGGEAFHGEDPEAGCPEAVAWALGDALWDYHGGRPPLGALLLPGIKQGEAGWRKALLNRLPRVPLPAWAAEADRVTSAPSTLPRRLLRGFDFGAEAAQVIAARLERPFEPLLAKAWRSGRQASRTESERRRLPKRAITLSRGATPAGRVLLVDDVWTTGTTLLRCAQALLEGGADEVRVLTLFRAL, from the coding sequence ATGCTCCCGGTTGGATTCCTCACCCGCCTTGTCCAGGCGCGGCGTTCCCTGCTCCTCTGCCGGGGCTGCCTCGGTCCGGTGGGAGAGGGCTCCGAAGCGGGCCTCTGCGCCCGCTGCTGGGATGGCCTGGTTCCCCTGCCCGAGGGGCGCTGCCCGCGCTGTGCGCTGGTCCATGGGGGGGAGGCTTTTCACGGCGAGGATCCCGAGGCGGGTTGCCCTGAGGCGGTGGCCTGGGCCCTGGGGGACGCCCTCTGGGACTATCACGGTGGCCGCCCGCCCCTGGGGGCCCTGCTCCTGCCGGGCATCAAGCAGGGCGAAGCCGGCTGGCGGAAAGCCCTGCTGAACCGCCTGCCGCGAGTGCCGCTGCCGGCCTGGGCGGCCGAGGCGGACCGGGTGACTTCGGCGCCCAGCACCCTTCCCCGCCGCCTTCTCCGCGGGTTCGATTTCGGGGCGGAGGCCGCCCAGGTGATCGCGGCCCGGCTCGAGCGGCCCTTCGAGCCCCTGCTCGCCAAAGCCTGGCGCAGCGGTCGTCAGGCTTCCCGGACGGAAAGCGAGCGGCGGCGGCTGCCAAAGCGGGCCATCACCCTGAGCCGGGGGGCGACGCCGGCAGGTCGGGTGCTGCTGGTGGACGATGTCTGGACCACCGGCACCACCCTGCTGCGCTGTGCCCAGGCCCTGCTGGAGGGCGGGGCCGACGAGGTGCGTGTGCTGACGCTGTTCCGGGCGCTGTAG
- a CDS encoding DUF748 domain-containing protein yields the protein MPIPAALLAFSRRWRRLIGALAGLYGAWLLAGFFLVPALVRPRIEREATKALKRPVTVAKLRFNPFTFGITVEGVRVAERGGGDWITLRRLFVNYDVWRLLSHTVGLSTVEVEGLTFRTALDAQGRLNFQDLLEEDGKASEAAPSSPSKWVLDVRRFRLREGRVEFSDGSASAPFRTVVGPIAFTLEGLRTEVGNHSGVVLEAWTEAKEHVAWKGDLGFQPFTSRGSLLLENLSLPKYRPYEQEQVSSEIRSGTAAVRAQYRVEWGGGRRVVELTDLGLTLKDVKVAERGAAQPAIELPLLDIRGGKADLLAPSLELESITAEGGVLRVQMAKDGGLNLARLVAPPKPRAKHPDEKPLQWRIRDLALKGFRVGWEDLGPARPVQAEATDLNLHGQDLSADPAATSPMSLDLKLGGGSLKAEGRVAPLKGTGDLQLKVEGLELAPWDPYLDAALDLRIASGRLGAEGRVRFVFEGRKTDGVTYRGAASVQGFEVRDAALNEPFLRWKQLRLAGADLRSAPLSMTIQTVDWTDPEGRVVVQPDGSTNVARALRLAPEGKPAAPTAAVLPATPAGAPDLTIVTFGITGGRLSYIDRSLQPNAALVLSDLEGSYLGLSSRPDVSSKVDFKGRAGGLAPITITGHAMPLRSDLDTDVILKIQGADLTDFTPYTGKYLGYTVQKGKLDVDAHLRIDHRNLKADNAVKLDQFYLGEKVQSPDATGLPVKLGLAILRDRKGVIAFDLPIEGNLDDPDVKYGKLVWKAVFNLLGKIATSPFTLIGKLFGSDAGDLSSLAFAPGSSALEAAATPKLQALAKALHERPELRLEAEGAVDPEQDGAALRKASLEALLRRTRAKALKQVEAGPVPAAERERWLRVAYEGAFPPAKDVKPAPPPPPPAEMEQRLLSAQGVDPSELIHLADARGKAVIGWLQDTAKADPARIFPVRTGQAKGAAVVFTLK from the coding sequence ATGCCCATTCCAGCCGCTCTCTTGGCCTTCTCCCGCCGCTGGCGACGCCTGATTGGGGCCCTGGCGGGCCTGTACGGGGCGTGGCTGCTGGCGGGGTTCTTCCTGGTGCCGGCCCTGGTGCGGCCCCGCATCGAGCGGGAGGCGACCAAGGCCCTGAAGCGGCCCGTCACGGTGGCGAAGCTCCGCTTCAACCCCTTCACCTTCGGCATCACGGTCGAAGGCGTGCGCGTCGCCGAGCGGGGGGGAGGCGACTGGATCACGCTCCGCCGCCTCTTCGTGAACTACGATGTCTGGCGCCTGTTGAGCCACACGGTGGGCCTGTCCACGGTGGAAGTCGAAGGCCTGACCTTCAGGACTGCGCTGGACGCCCAGGGGCGCCTGAACTTCCAAGATCTGCTGGAAGAGGACGGCAAGGCCTCGGAGGCCGCGCCCTCCAGCCCTTCCAAATGGGTGCTGGATGTCCGCCGCTTCCGGTTGCGGGAAGGCCGCGTCGAATTCAGCGATGGTTCGGCGTCGGCGCCCTTCCGGACCGTGGTGGGACCCATCGCGTTCACCCTGGAGGGGTTGCGGACGGAGGTGGGGAACCACAGCGGCGTGGTGCTGGAGGCCTGGACTGAGGCCAAGGAGCATGTGGCATGGAAGGGGGACCTGGGTTTCCAGCCTTTCACCTCCAGGGGCAGCCTCCTGCTGGAGAACCTCTCCCTCCCCAAGTACCGCCCCTATGAGCAGGAGCAGGTCTCCAGCGAGATCCGCAGCGGCACGGCGGCTGTGCGGGCGCAGTATCGCGTCGAGTGGGGCGGGGGCCGCCGGGTGGTGGAGCTGACGGACCTGGGGCTCACCCTGAAGGATGTGAAGGTCGCCGAACGCGGCGCCGCCCAGCCTGCCATCGAGCTGCCCCTCCTGGACATCCGCGGCGGAAAGGCGGACCTGCTGGCGCCCTCACTGGAGCTGGAGTCCATCACCGCAGAAGGGGGTGTGCTGCGCGTGCAGATGGCGAAGGACGGGGGCCTCAACCTGGCCCGCCTGGTGGCGCCACCCAAACCCCGGGCCAAGCATCCCGACGAGAAACCCCTTCAATGGCGGATCCGCGACCTCGCCCTCAAGGGCTTCCGTGTGGGCTGGGAGGACCTGGGCCCCGCCCGCCCGGTCCAGGCGGAGGCCACGGACCTGAACCTGCACGGGCAGGATCTCTCGGCGGATCCCGCCGCCACGAGCCCGATGTCGTTGGACCTGAAGCTCGGGGGCGGCTCCCTGAAAGCCGAGGGACGCGTGGCACCCCTGAAGGGGACCGGAGACCTTCAGCTGAAGGTGGAGGGACTGGAGCTGGCACCTTGGGATCCCTACCTCGACGCGGCCCTGGACCTGCGCATCGCCTCGGGCAGGTTGGGGGCCGAGGGCCGCGTGCGCTTCGTCTTCGAAGGACGCAAGACCGATGGCGTCACCTATCGGGGTGCCGCCTCGGTGCAGGGTTTCGAGGTGCGGGACGCGGCCCTGAACGAGCCCTTCCTGCGCTGGAAGCAGTTGCGCCTGGCGGGAGCGGACCTCCGCTCGGCCCCCCTGTCCATGACCATCCAGACCGTCGACTGGACGGATCCTGAAGGCCGCGTGGTGGTGCAGCCCGACGGCAGCACCAATGTGGCCCGGGCCCTGCGGCTGGCCCCGGAAGGCAAGCCCGCCGCCCCGACCGCCGCTGTGCTGCCCGCCACGCCCGCCGGCGCCCCGGACCTGACCATCGTGACCTTCGGCATCACCGGCGGCCGACTCAGCTACATCGACCGTTCCCTGCAGCCGAACGCGGCGTTGGTGCTCAGCGACCTGGAAGGGAGTTACCTGGGCCTCTCCAGCCGTCCCGATGTCTCGTCGAAGGTCGATTTCAAGGGCCGTGCCGGCGGACTCGCACCCATCACCATCACGGGTCACGCGATGCCCCTCCGCAGCGACCTGGATACCGATGTGATCCTGAAGATCCAGGGCGCCGACCTCACGGACTTCACGCCCTACACCGGCAAGTATCTGGGCTACACCGTGCAGAAGGGCAAGCTGGATGTGGATGCCCACCTGCGCATCGACCACCGGAACCTGAAGGCCGACAACGCCGTGAAGCTCGACCAGTTCTACCTGGGCGAGAAGGTGCAAAGCCCCGATGCCACAGGCCTGCCCGTGAAGCTGGGGCTGGCCATCCTGCGGGACCGCAAGGGCGTCATCGCCTTCGACCTGCCCATCGAGGGCAACCTGGACGATCCCGATGTGAAGTACGGCAAGCTCGTGTGGAAGGCCGTCTTCAACCTGCTGGGGAAGATCGCCACCTCGCCCTTCACCTTGATCGGCAAGCTCTTCGGCAGCGATGCGGGGGACCTCAGCAGCCTGGCCTTCGCTCCGGGCTCCAGCGCCCTGGAGGCGGCCGCCACGCCCAAGCTGCAGGCTCTGGCCAAGGCGCTGCACGAGCGGCCGGAGCTGCGCCTGGAGGCCGAAGGCGCGGTGGATCCGGAGCAGGATGGGGCGGCCCTGCGCAAGGCCAGCCTGGAAGCGCTCCTGCGGCGGACGCGGGCCAAGGCCCTGAAGCAGGTCGAGGCGGGGCCCGTGCCCGCCGCCGAGCGCGAACGCTGGCTGAGGGTCGCCTACGAGGGGGCCTTCCCGCCCGCCAAGGATGTCAAACCGGCCCCGCCGCCCCCGCCTCCTGCGGAGATGGAGCAGCGCCTGCTCTCCGCCCAGGGGGTGGATCCTTCGGAACTCATCCACCTGGCCGATGCCCGGGGGAAGGCGGTCATCGGCTGGCTCCAGGACACGGCGAAGGCCGATCCCGCCCGAATCTTTCCCGTGCGGACCGGCCAGGCCAAAGGCGCGGCCGTGGTCTTCACCCTCAAATAG
- a CDS encoding hemolysin family protein: MALLSAFHAMPSVQRRRLLEEGSVEDPRLATLLERPRTLGMGLEFWNQVLLLILLGLLWPFHLALPGGAWTLGILVLAALWTLDLALPVLLTSRDAADWLIRLFPLYAPVQPVLAVLVDPVVRLIERRTQERAKESEPEEATEEAVTALLEEGEAEGILEAEDRELIRNVVTFGDTLVREVMMPRTRIVALPLEASVEEAWKAFTSSRHSRLPLYEGGIDHIRGVLLLKDLMQLPDGAKPALATLMKPPHFVPESKPVADLLRDLQRARTQLALVVDEFGGVSGLVTMEDLLEEVFGEIQDEHEAPAGLVEQAPGVYLVSGHAHVEDVAQRLDMTWERDGFDTLAGLVLARLGRVPRPQESVEVEGARLTVLRMDGTRIVQVRVERI, translated from the coding sequence ATGGCCCTCCTTTCGGCCTTCCACGCCATGCCCTCCGTCCAGCGGCGGCGCCTGCTGGAGGAGGGCAGCGTCGAAGATCCGCGGCTCGCCACGCTCCTGGAGCGGCCCCGCACCCTGGGCATGGGTCTCGAGTTCTGGAACCAGGTGCTGCTGCTGATCCTCCTGGGGCTGCTCTGGCCCTTCCACCTCGCCCTGCCCGGCGGGGCGTGGACCCTGGGCATCCTCGTGCTGGCGGCCCTCTGGACGCTCGATCTGGCCCTGCCGGTCCTCCTCACCTCCCGCGATGCGGCCGACTGGCTGATCCGCCTCTTCCCCCTGTATGCCCCGGTGCAGCCGGTGCTGGCGGTCCTGGTGGATCCCGTGGTCCGGCTCATCGAGCGCCGCACCCAGGAGCGGGCGAAAGAATCCGAACCCGAAGAAGCCACCGAGGAGGCCGTCACGGCCCTGCTGGAGGAAGGCGAGGCCGAGGGCATTCTGGAGGCCGAGGACCGCGAGCTCATCCGCAATGTCGTCACCTTCGGGGACACGCTGGTGCGCGAGGTCATGATGCCCCGCACCCGCATCGTCGCCCTGCCCCTGGAGGCCAGCGTCGAAGAGGCCTGGAAGGCCTTCACCAGCAGCCGCCACTCCCGCCTGCCGCTCTATGAAGGCGGCATCGACCACATCCGCGGCGTGCTGCTCCTCAAGGACCTGATGCAGCTGCCGGACGGCGCCAAACCCGCCCTGGCCACGCTGATGAAACCGCCCCACTTCGTACCGGAGAGCAAACCCGTGGCGGACCTCCTCCGCGATCTCCAGCGCGCCCGCACCCAGCTGGCCCTGGTCGTGGACGAGTTCGGCGGCGTGTCGGGGCTCGTCACCATGGAGGACCTGCTGGAAGAGGTCTTCGGCGAAATCCAGGACGAGCACGAGGCCCCCGCAGGCCTGGTGGAGCAGGCCCCCGGCGTCTACCTCGTCTCCGGCCATGCCCATGTGGAGGATGTGGCCCAGCGCCTCGACATGACCTGGGAGCGGGACGGCTTCGACACCCTGGCCGGCCTCGTCCTGGCCCGCCTGGGCCGCGTGCCCCGGCCCCAGGAATCCGTGGAGGTCGAAGGCGCCCGCCTCACCGTCCTCCGCATGGACGGCACCCGCATCGTGCAGGTCCGGGTCGAACGGATCTAG
- a CDS encoding response regulator — MNLPARPRPLPQPELPTKTLLVVEDDRATLSLYRAGLKGLQGFRILMAQNGAQALEVLRQEAVNVLVTDLNMPVMDGFNLIAKVSRFYPQVPVIVMTGLDATQHLNTPLQLGAVRILTKPPRLTILMDAIRAAAQFEPAGMIRGISLNSILQLLNWEQKSCTLTVKSGAGMGLLYLKRGEVIHAAFQDQESLPAAYEILCWDRPDIEFVETCRVERTIDLPLTELLMNAALITDQRRPASDEV, encoded by the coding sequence ATGAACCTGCCTGCCCGTCCCCGCCCCCTGCCCCAGCCCGAGCTCCCCACCAAGACGCTGCTGGTGGTGGAGGATGACCGCGCCACCCTGAGCCTCTACCGCGCCGGGCTGAAGGGCCTCCAGGGCTTCCGGATCCTCATGGCCCAGAACGGGGCCCAGGCCCTGGAGGTGCTGCGCCAGGAAGCGGTGAATGTGCTGGTCACGGATCTGAACATGCCGGTGATGGACGGCTTCAACCTCATCGCCAAGGTGAGCCGCTTCTACCCCCAGGTGCCCGTCATCGTCATGACCGGCCTGGATGCGACCCAGCACCTGAACACCCCCTTGCAGCTAGGGGCGGTCCGCATCCTCACCAAGCCCCCGCGCCTCACCATCCTCATGGACGCCATCCGGGCCGCGGCCCAGTTCGAGCCCGCGGGCATGATCCGGGGCATCAGCCTCAACAGCATCCTCCAGCTCCTCAACTGGGAGCAGAAGTCCTGCACCCTCACCGTGAAGTCCGGGGCGGGCATGGGGCTGCTCTACCTCAAGCGGGGCGAGGTCATCCACGCCGCCTTCCAGGACCAGGAGAGCCTCCCCGCCGCCTACGAGATCCTCTGCTGGGATCGCCCGGACATCGAGTTCGTGGAGACCTGCCGGGTGGAGCGGACCATCGACCTCCCCCTGACCGAGCTCCTGATGAACGCCGCCCTGATCACCGACCAGCGGAGACCCGCGTCCGACGAGGTCTGA
- a CDS encoding heparan-alpha-glucosaminide N-acetyltransferase domain-containing protein: MSIWTDLTPSKRCDWIDQLRGWAVIVMIEVHVVNVWLQSGLRPDWLNYLNGLVAPSFTMAAGYSLTISTFRTDGTLRPFWPDTARRLGFILLCAYALHAPGITAADWTVLNTTQKARELFKIDVLQCIVYSLLILQGLARLVRNPRVFTGLALAIAVFVPVISPHLWATGVADGLWLPIRGLFNGNPDRGVQALFPLFPWLAFPAFGAFLGGLYRHLRVEPLEGKARWSEARYLLGLGILGALLLAWGASAQHAWLWGGRWLQQNGVWLLHSPSGAFTYSELGALSNTTLPSVAARLGWILLGGTLMGAVDLLRPRWKGSNPIDAASRESLLLYMLHLNLIFSVLLAPAVIAVTGWGWGSLGWTGTLLMTAAIIGLNLWAGVAWQKVRRTPDRMRLLQHRAVAALGIWFVLGGWWTFRHFLQSPELAKEPYGFLNAARARKGLPPTPDGLCRDPEEYFREADRLRLKLGPEARADLARQIRARESR, encoded by the coding sequence ATGTCGATCTGGACTGACCTGACCCCTTCCAAGCGCTGCGACTGGATCGACCAGCTGCGGGGCTGGGCGGTGATCGTGATGATCGAAGTGCATGTGGTGAATGTCTGGCTGCAGTCTGGACTCCGCCCGGACTGGCTCAACTACCTGAACGGCCTGGTGGCCCCGAGCTTCACCATGGCGGCCGGCTACAGCCTGACGATCTCCACCTTCCGCACCGACGGCACCCTGCGCCCCTTCTGGCCCGACACGGCCCGGCGCCTGGGCTTCATCCTCCTCTGCGCCTACGCCCTGCACGCCCCCGGCATCACGGCGGCGGACTGGACGGTGCTCAACACCACGCAGAAGGCCCGGGAGCTGTTCAAGATCGATGTGCTCCAGTGCATCGTCTACTCCCTGCTGATCCTCCAGGGCTTGGCGCGCCTGGTGCGGAACCCGCGCGTCTTCACGGGTCTGGCCCTGGCCATCGCGGTCTTCGTGCCGGTGATCTCGCCGCACCTCTGGGCCACGGGCGTGGCCGACGGCCTGTGGCTCCCCATCCGCGGCCTCTTCAACGGCAACCCCGACCGCGGCGTCCAGGCCCTCTTCCCACTCTTCCCCTGGCTCGCCTTCCCGGCCTTCGGCGCCTTCCTGGGCGGCCTCTACCGGCACCTGCGGGTCGAACCCCTCGAGGGGAAGGCCCGCTGGAGCGAAGCCCGCTATCTCTTGGGGCTCGGGATCCTCGGCGCCCTTCTGCTGGCCTGGGGCGCCTCCGCCCAACACGCCTGGCTCTGGGGCGGCCGGTGGCTCCAGCAGAACGGCGTGTGGCTGCTCCACAGCCCCTCGGGCGCCTTCACCTACAGCGAGCTGGGCGCCCTCTCGAACACGACCCTGCCCAGCGTGGCCGCCCGCCTCGGCTGGATCCTCCTGGGCGGCACGCTCATGGGAGCCGTGGACCTCCTCCGGCCCCGCTGGAAGGGCTCCAACCCCATCGATGCCGCCAGCCGGGAGTCGCTGCTCCTCTACATGCTGCACCTCAACCTGATCTTCAGCGTGCTGCTGGCGCCCGCCGTCATCGCCGTCACGGGCTGGGGCTGGGGCAGCCTCGGCTGGACCGGCACCCTCCTGATGACCGCGGCCATCATCGGCCTGAACCTCTGGGCCGGCGTGGCCTGGCAGAAGGTGCGCCGGACGCCGGATCGCATGCGCCTGCTCCAGCACCGGGCCGTGGCCGCGCTGGGCATCTGGTTCGTGCTGGGTGGCTGGTGGACCTTCCGCCACTTCCTGCAGAGCCCGGAGCTGGCCAAGGAGCCCTACGGCTTCCTGAACGCCGCCCGGGCCCGCAAGGGCCTGCCCCCCACGCCGGATGGCCTCTGCCGCGACCCCGAGGAATACTTCCGCGAGGCCGACCGCCTCCGGCTGAAGCTCGGCCCCGAGGCCCGCGCCGACCTGGCCCGGCAGATCCGCGCCCGGGAAAGCCGCTAG
- a CDS encoding NADH:flavin oxidoreductase/NADH oxidase, with product MPRLFQPLTLRGLTLPNRIAVSPMCQYQAQDGFTNDWHLVHLGGLAQGGAGLVITEATAVVPEGRISPDDLGLWNNAQAEGLARIAHFIASQGAVPGIQLAHAGRKASNPAPWKGSGSLPATAGGWTPVAPSPLAFDEGWTVPTALDEPGILAVIEAFMDAARRAVAAGFRVIEVHAAHGYLLHQFLSPLSNHRTDAYGGSFENRTRLVREVVGALRNILPDELPLLARISATDWVEGGWNLDQSVALAKELKALGVDLVDCSSGGLAPRAEIPLGPGYQVPFAARIRAEAGLPTGAVGLITDAEQAEAILAQESADLVLLGRELLRDPRWPLHAAKRLGVEVPWPASYLRAARGPVPARQPLH from the coding sequence ATGCCACGCCTGTTCCAGCCCCTCACCCTCCGCGGCCTCACGCTGCCCAACCGCATCGCGGTGTCGCCCATGTGCCAGTACCAGGCCCAGGACGGCTTCACCAATGACTGGCACCTGGTCCACCTGGGCGGCTTGGCCCAAGGCGGCGCGGGGCTGGTGATCACGGAGGCCACGGCGGTGGTGCCCGAAGGCCGCATCAGCCCGGACGATCTGGGCCTCTGGAACAACGCCCAGGCCGAGGGCCTCGCCCGCATCGCCCACTTCATCGCCTCCCAGGGCGCCGTGCCGGGCATTCAGCTGGCCCATGCCGGCCGCAAGGCCTCGAATCCGGCCCCCTGGAAGGGCAGCGGCAGCCTCCCCGCCACGGCGGGCGGCTGGACACCGGTGGCCCCCAGCCCCCTGGCCTTCGATGAGGGCTGGACCGTGCCCACGGCCCTGGACGAGCCTGGGATCCTGGCCGTCATCGAGGCCTTCATGGACGCGGCCCGCCGCGCCGTGGCCGCGGGCTTCCGGGTCATCGAGGTCCATGCCGCCCACGGGTACCTGCTGCACCAGTTCCTGTCGCCCCTGTCGAACCACCGCACCGATGCCTACGGCGGCTCCTTCGAGAACCGCACGCGCCTGGTTCGCGAGGTGGTGGGCGCCTTGCGCAACATCCTGCCCGACGAACTGCCCCTCCTTGCCCGGATCTCCGCCACAGATTGGGTGGAAGGCGGCTGGAACCTCGACCAGTCCGTGGCCCTTGCGAAGGAACTCAAGGCCCTGGGGGTGGACCTGGTGGACTGCTCCTCGGGCGGCCTGGCCCCCCGCGCCGAAATCCCCCTGGGTCCGGGCTACCAGGTGCCCTTCGCCGCCCGGATCCGCGCCGAGGCGGGCCTCCCCACCGGCGCCGTGGGCCTCATCACCGACGCTGAGCAGGCCGAGGCCATCCTGGCCCAGGAATCCGCCGACCTCGTCCTGCTGGGTCGCGAGCTCCTCCGCGACCCCCGCTGGCCCCTGCACGCCGCCAAGAGGCTGGGCGTGGAGGTGCCCTGGCCGGCCTCCTACCTGCGCGCGGCCAGGGGCCCCGTGCCCGCGAGGCAGCCGCTCCACTAG
- a CDS encoding cyclic 2,3-diphosphoglycerate synthase: MATRRVVILGAAGRDFHNFNTVYRDNPDYQVVAFTATQIPDIAGRRYPAVLAGKLYPQGIPIFDESELVALIQREKPDAAVFSYSDVTHATVMHLASLCIAHGVDFELLGADKTMITSTKPVIGITAVRTGAGKSQTTRYISNILKKLGKKVVAIRHPMPYGDLAKQACQRFADYGDLDKHECTIEEREEYEPHIDNGFVVYAGVDYEQIIRSAEKEADVILWDGGNNDLPFYKSDLHICIADPLRSGHEMAYHPGEANFRMAHLIVINKCDSAKEADIAAIEQNAAAVNPKARVIRANSPVTCDRPDMVKGKRALVIEDGPTLTHGSMSYGAGVVAAKAAGAHEIVDPTPYAVASLAATYRKYPNAKGILPAMGYGDQQVKDLEATIEATPCDVVLSGTPIDLTRVLKVTKPMTRVRYDLAEIREGVLEAEVKKALRM; the protein is encoded by the coding sequence ATGGCGACACGACGCGTGGTGATCCTGGGAGCCGCTGGACGCGACTTCCACAACTTCAATACCGTCTACCGGGACAATCCGGACTACCAGGTGGTGGCCTTCACCGCCACCCAGATCCCCGACATCGCGGGTCGCCGCTACCCGGCCGTGCTGGCCGGCAAGCTGTACCCCCAGGGCATCCCCATCTTCGACGAATCCGAGCTGGTGGCCCTGATCCAGCGCGAGAAGCCGGATGCGGCGGTGTTCTCCTACTCCGATGTCACCCACGCCACGGTCATGCACCTGGCCAGCCTCTGCATCGCCCACGGCGTCGACTTCGAGCTGCTCGGCGCCGACAAGACCATGATCACCTCCACCAAGCCCGTCATCGGCATCACGGCCGTGCGCACGGGGGCGGGCAAGAGCCAGACCACGCGCTACATCAGCAACATCCTCAAGAAGCTCGGCAAGAAGGTCGTCGCCATCCGCCACCCCATGCCCTACGGCGATCTGGCCAAGCAGGCCTGCCAGCGCTTCGCCGACTACGGCGATCTCGACAAGCACGAATGCACCATCGAGGAGCGGGAGGAATACGAACCGCACATCGACAACGGCTTCGTGGTCTACGCAGGCGTGGACTACGAGCAGATCATCCGCAGCGCCGAGAAGGAGGCGGATGTGATCCTCTGGGACGGCGGCAACAATGACCTGCCCTTCTACAAGAGCGACCTCCACATCTGCATCGCCGATCCTCTGCGTTCGGGCCACGAGATGGCCTACCACCCCGGCGAAGCCAACTTCCGCATGGCCCACCTCATCGTCATCAACAAGTGCGACAGCGCGAAGGAGGCCGACATCGCCGCCATCGAGCAGAACGCCGCCGCCGTGAATCCGAAGGCCCGCGTCATCCGTGCCAACAGCCCGGTCACCTGCGACCGCCCCGACATGGTGAAGGGCAAGCGCGCCCTCGTCATCGAGGACGGCCCCACGCTCACCCACGGCTCCATGTCCTACGGCGCCGGCGTGGTGGCGGCCAAGGCCGCGGGGGCCCATGAGATCGTGGATCCCACGCCCTACGCCGTGGCCAGCCTCGCCGCCACCTATCGGAAGTATCCCAACGCCAAGGGCATCCTGCCCGCCATGGGCTACGGCGACCAGCAGGTGAAGGACCTCGAAGCCACCATCGAGGCCACCCCCTGCGATGTGGTCCTCAGCGGCACACCCATCGACCTCACCCGCGTCCTGAAGGTCACCAAGCCCATGACCCGCGTCCGCTACGACCTGGCGGAGATCCGCGAGGGGGTGCTGGAGGCAGAGGTCAAGAAGGCCCTCCGCATGTAA
- a CDS encoding amino acid permease: MSNDPRPESPLFARKPLALLLEEAKGENRLRRVLGPVQLTALGVGAIIGAGIFVATGAAAHNIAGPSLMVSYVIAGITCIFAALCYAEFAAMVPVAGSAYTYAYATLGELFAWIIGWDLILEYGVSSAAVATGWSAYFQSAVSNIGIHIPKLVSESPWKYDPATGHFASTGAVMNLPALIIVAIITAILVKGIQESATFNGVMVAIKVAAVLFVIGVGAFFINTTNWHPFAPFGWTGISFFGHHVAGQVDGGGAPIGTMAGAAIIFFAYIGFDSVSTHAEEAKNPQRDVPIGIIVSLVVCTFLYIAVVAVLTGMVKFDHLDINAPVSIAFRQNGMPWAEGLIATAGVAGITSVLLVMMLSGPRVFLAMARDGLLPKATFGDVHPKFRTPWKSTMLVGCFVGILAGFLPIDALLHLANIGTLLAFVIVCAAVLIMRKKHPEAERPFRCPWVPFVPVMGVLSCLMLMFSLPVANWWRLIAWLALGFVIYFFYGKKHSVMRKQNA; the protein is encoded by the coding sequence ATGTCGAACGACCCGCGTCCCGAATCCCCGCTTTTCGCGCGCAAACCCCTGGCCCTCCTCCTCGAGGAAGCCAAGGGTGAGAACCGCCTCCGCCGCGTGCTCGGTCCCGTGCAGCTCACGGCGCTCGGCGTGGGCGCCATCATCGGCGCGGGTATCTTCGTGGCCACGGGCGCCGCGGCCCACAACATCGCCGGCCCCTCGCTGATGGTCTCCTATGTCATCGCCGGCATCACCTGCATCTTCGCGGCGCTCTGCTACGCGGAATTCGCCGCCATGGTGCCCGTGGCGGGATCGGCCTACACCTATGCCTACGCCACACTCGGTGAGCTGTTCGCCTGGATCATCGGCTGGGACCTCATCCTCGAATACGGCGTGTCCAGCGCCGCGGTCGCCACAGGATGGAGCGCCTACTTCCAGAGCGCCGTCAGCAACATCGGCATCCACATTCCCAAGCTGGTGAGCGAATCCCCCTGGAAATACGACCCGGCCACGGGGCACTTCGCCTCCACGGGCGCCGTGATGAACCTGCCCGCGCTCATCATCGTGGCCATCATCACCGCCATCCTCGTGAAGGGCATCCAGGAGAGCGCCACCTTCAACGGCGTCATGGTGGCCATCAAGGTGGCCGCCGTGCTCTTCGTCATCGGGGTGGGCGCCTTCTTCATCAACACCACCAACTGGCACCCCTTCGCGCCCTTCGGCTGGACCGGCATCAGCTTCTTCGGCCACCATGTGGCGGGCCAGGTGGATGGCGGCGGCGCGCCCATCGGCACCATGGCCGGCGCGGCCATCATCTTCTTCGCGTACATCGGCTTCGATTCCGTTTCCACCCACGCGGAAGAGGCCAAGAACCCCCAGCGCGATGTGCCCATCGGCATCATCGTGTCCCTGGTGGTCTGCACCTTCCTCTACATCGCCGTGGTGGCCGTCCTCACGGGCATGGTCAAGTTCGACCACCTGGACATCAACGCGCCGGTCTCCATCGCCTTCCGCCAGAACGGCATGCCCTGGGCCGAGGGGCTCATCGCCACGGCGGGCGTGGCCGGCATCACCTCCGTGCTGCTGGTCATGATGCTCAGCGGCCCCCGCGTGTTCCTGGCCATGGCCCGGGACGGTCTGCTCCCCAAGGCCACCTTCGGCGATGTGCACCCCAAGTTCCGCACCCCCTGGAAGTCCACCATGCTGGTCGGCTGTTTCGTGGGCATCCTGGCCGGCTTCCTGCCCATCGACGCCCTGCTGCACCTGGCCAACATCGGCACCCTGCTCGCCTTCGTCATCGTCTGCGCCGCCGTTCTGATCATGCGGAAGAAGCACCCTGAAGCCGAGCGCCCCTTCCGCTGCCCCTGGGTGCCCTTCGTGCCCGTCATGGGCGTGCTCAGCTGCCTCATGCTCATGTTCTCCCTGCCCGTGGCCAACTGGTGGCGCCTCATCGCCTGGCTCGCCCTGGGCTTCGTCATCTACTTCTTCTACGGCAAGAAGCACAGCGTCATGCGGAAGCAGAACGCCTGA